In a genomic window of Spirosoma agri:
- a CDS encoding Ppx/GppA phosphatase family protein, translated as MKQAIIDLGTNTFHLLIVEKTEDGYNTLFRESRPAKIGQAGINQGVILDDGIGRALVVLAYFRQVLDQYQVAPEQVIATGTSAIRVARNQREFIDRVKQETGIQIQVISGEQEAEYIYKGVRSAGALDESTALVIDIGGGSVEFILGNQSRIFWKQSFEIGGQRLRERFMPETPDRQDPISPTSVRRLHDYFQEQLVPLANGVHQYQPAVLVGSSGSFDTLVDMWFMHEHGHLPDPAQSSFTLPITEFQRAYELLTTRNHSERMQIPGMIELRVDMIVVAVCLIDYVLKTYGISRIRTSTYSLKEGVLSSLG; from the coding sequence ATGAAACAAGCTATTATTGACTTAGGCACCAATACATTTCACCTGCTTATCGTCGAAAAAACGGAGGATGGCTACAACACCCTGTTCCGCGAAAGCCGTCCGGCTAAAATTGGCCAGGCGGGTATTAATCAGGGCGTTATTCTGGACGATGGTATCGGTCGGGCCTTAGTCGTGCTGGCTTACTTCCGACAAGTGCTCGATCAGTATCAGGTCGCACCGGAACAGGTCATAGCAACGGGGACGAGTGCGATTCGTGTTGCCCGCAACCAGCGCGAATTCATTGATCGCGTGAAGCAGGAAACGGGCATTCAGATTCAGGTGATTTCGGGCGAGCAGGAAGCCGAATACATTTACAAAGGGGTCCGGTCGGCGGGAGCACTGGACGAGTCGACGGCGCTGGTGATCGACATTGGCGGTGGTAGCGTCGAATTTATCCTGGGGAATCAATCGCGGATATTCTGGAAGCAAAGTTTCGAGATTGGTGGCCAGCGCCTACGCGAACGCTTCATGCCGGAAACGCCGGACCGCCAGGACCCAATTAGCCCGACCAGCGTTCGGCGGCTACACGATTATTTTCAGGAACAGTTGGTACCGCTGGCGAATGGCGTCCACCAGTATCAGCCAGCCGTGCTGGTTGGCTCATCGGGTTCGTTCGATACGCTGGTCGATATGTGGTTCATGCACGAACACGGCCACCTGCCCGACCCCGCGCAAAGTAGCTTTACCCTCCCGATTACGGAGTTTCAGCGTGCCTACGAACTCCTCACTACGCGGAATCATAGTGAACGGATGCAGATCCCCGGCATGATCGAATTACGGGTCGATATGATCGTGGTGGCCGTTTGCCTGATCGACTATGTGCTAAAAACATACGGTATTTCGCGGATTCGCACATCGACCTACTCACTGAAAGAAGGCGTATTGAGTAGCTTAGGGTAG
- a CDS encoding TatD family hydrolase has protein sequence MSFMDSIRGMSFFDMHVHMTSRTTDDYQAMADAGVVAMIEPAFWLGQPRTGVDSFRDYFASLVGWERFRASQFGIRHYCTIGLNSKEANQEELAEQVMEILPLFIYKEGVVGVGEIGFDDQTPAEDKYYRAQLDLAKEAGLPVQIHTPHRDKKQGTSRSMDIALEHGLDPGMVIVDHNNEETVREVLDRGFWAGFTIYPFTKMGNERMVDIVKQYGPERIMINSAADWGISDPLAVPKTAALMKQSGISDEAIRLVTFTNAVTAFAQSGQLSLDELTQPLGIDQSQRFNGSSVLRGGQAPRVDKDSTIIK, from the coding sequence ATGAGTTTCATGGATTCCATTCGTGGCATGTCTTTCTTCGACATGCACGTTCACATGACTTCCCGCACCACCGACGATTATCAGGCTATGGCCGACGCGGGTGTGGTAGCTATGATCGAGCCAGCGTTCTGGCTGGGCCAGCCCCGAACGGGCGTTGACTCGTTCCGGGATTATTTCGCCAGCCTCGTCGGGTGGGAGCGTTTCCGGGCGTCACAGTTTGGTATCCGCCATTATTGCACCATCGGTCTGAACTCCAAGGAAGCCAATCAGGAAGAATTAGCCGAACAGGTTATGGAAATCCTGCCGTTGTTCATCTATAAAGAAGGAGTAGTTGGCGTTGGGGAAATTGGCTTCGACGATCAGACTCCTGCCGAAGATAAATACTACCGGGCGCAGTTGGATCTGGCTAAGGAAGCGGGGCTGCCCGTACAAATTCACACGCCACACCGGGATAAAAAACAGGGTACCAGTCGAAGTATGGACATTGCGCTCGAACATGGACTGGACCCCGGCATGGTCATCGTGGATCACAATAATGAAGAAACGGTTCGGGAAGTGCTGGATCGGGGATTCTGGGCGGGCTTTACTATTTACCCATTCACCAAAATGGGCAATGAGCGCATGGTCGACATCGTAAAACAGTACGGTCCCGAGCGAATTATGATCAACTCCGCTGCCGATTGGGGCATCAGCGATCCGCTGGCCGTACCAAAAACAGCGGCTTTAATGAAGCAGAGCGGGATTTCGGACGAAGCCATCCGGCTCGTAACGTTCACGAATGCCGTCACGGCCTTCGCGCAAAGTGGACAACTGAGCCTTGACGAACTTACGCAGCCATTGGGTATCGACCAGAGCCAGCGGTTCAATGGCAGTTCGGTGCTGCGCGGTGGCCAGGCCCCCCGAGTGGATAAGGATTCGACAATCATAAAATAG
- a CDS encoding 5'-methylthioadenosine/adenosylhomocysteine nucleosidase: METNLTRNLFLVLLLLTQTTFAQRYKPRSITGLLGAFGAEVELVKQTLQKPKTVVVDGVSFTTGRIGKHRVVVAETGIGKVNAAMTTALMLDHFRPERVLFTGIAGGTNPDLQPGDIVIAGRTAHHDYGSITDKNTPTRQTRNVITKQFNPVYFPADSSLMRLAEQVVKGVTLEGIPLADGGVSNRPVKVMTGTVVTGDVFVASPVKVSSLRADFGADATEMEGAAIAQVCYQLQVPHLIIRSLSDRADAEAHIAYDKFYPTAARNSAKLVIAIVQAL; encoded by the coding sequence ATGGAAACTAATCTCACCCGAAATCTCTTCCTCGTTCTTCTCTTACTGACACAGACTACCTTTGCGCAACGTTACAAACCACGCTCGATAACCGGATTGCTGGGAGCCTTCGGGGCCGAAGTCGAGCTGGTTAAACAGACGCTGCAAAAACCCAAAACGGTAGTTGTCGATGGCGTCTCGTTCACGACCGGGCGCATCGGGAAACACAGAGTCGTCGTCGCCGAAACGGGTATCGGCAAGGTCAATGCCGCCATGACAACGGCGCTCATGCTCGATCATTTTCGGCCCGAACGGGTACTGTTCACGGGCATTGCCGGTGGAACAAATCCCGATCTTCAACCGGGTGATATTGTGATCGCGGGACGGACGGCTCATCATGATTACGGCTCCATCACCGATAAAAATACGCCAACACGCCAGACGCGCAACGTTATCACCAAGCAATTCAACCCGGTCTATTTTCCTGCCGATTCGTCGCTGATGCGGCTGGCCGAACAAGTGGTAAAGGGCGTTACGCTGGAAGGAATTCCACTCGCGGACGGCGGTGTTTCGAACCGTCCAGTAAAAGTGATGACCGGTACAGTGGTAACGGGTGATGTATTCGTTGCTTCGCCCGTGAAAGTGAGCAGCTTACGGGCTGATTTTGGGGCTGATGCTACCGAAATGGAAGGAGCTGCTATTGCGCAGGTGTGTTATCAGCTACAGGTGCCTCATCTGATCATCCGCAGTCTCAGCGACCGCGCCGATGCAGAAGCGCATATTGCCTACGATAAATTTTACCCCACAGCCGCCCGCAATTCAGCGAAATTAGTCATCGCGATTGTGCAGGCACTATAG
- a CDS encoding alpha/beta hydrolase gives MNEHHLSVRRTARYYTIGELTERTKHIWFCLHGFGQLAQYFGRKFTELDDGQTLVIVPEGLSRSYLDTSYQRVSASWMTREDREHEISDFLAYLNALYDLVLASCAPENLPITLLGFSQGAATACRWLNNGHIRVDRLILWAGYFPAGLRELVAPDKLATVDTHYVYGRQDEYIVQLADVDLYLQQLKADVPSLTVTPFTGGHQVKTAVLAELLKSV, from the coding sequence ATGAACGAACATCACCTCAGCGTCAGGCGTACGGCCCGCTATTACACGATTGGTGAATTAACCGAACGAACGAAACATATCTGGTTTTGCCTGCATGGTTTTGGGCAACTAGCTCAATATTTTGGCCGTAAGTTTACCGAGCTGGATGATGGTCAAACGCTGGTGATTGTGCCGGAGGGTTTATCCCGATCGTATCTGGATACCAGCTATCAGCGAGTTAGTGCATCGTGGATGACGCGTGAAGACAGAGAGCATGAAATCAGCGACTTTTTGGCCTACCTGAACGCCCTCTACGATCTTGTTCTGGCGAGTTGTGCACCGGAGAATCTGCCCATTACCCTGCTCGGCTTTTCGCAGGGGGCAGCCACAGCCTGCCGCTGGCTGAATAATGGCCATATTCGGGTTGACCGGTTGATTCTCTGGGCTGGTTACTTTCCAGCCGGTTTACGCGAGTTGGTAGCCCCTGACAAGCTGGCGACCGTTGACACTCATTATGTGTATGGGCGTCAGGACGAATACATTGTCCAATTGGCTGATGTCGACCTGTATTTGCAGCAGCTCAAGGCTGATGTACCCTCCCTGACCGTGACCCCATTTACGGGCGGTCATCAGGTAAAGACGGCGGTGCTGGCTGAGTTGCTGAAATCGGTGTAG
- the eboC gene encoding UbiA-like protein EboC (EboC, a homolog the polyprenyltransferase UbiA, belongs to system of proteins involved in the trafficking of precursor metabolites to an extracytoplasmic compartment so that the biosynthesis of certain natural products, such as scytonemin, can be completed.): MSKLKAILSLTRPANLVTAVADVLAGMAIAGYFSISNPAPAPVGWLALATVFLYGGGVVFNDVFDAELDAVERPERAIPSGVVSKRTATILGSVLLILGIGASFLVNQTAGLLAIGIAVASLVYDRFGKHHILLGPVNMGLCRGLNLLLGVSVIPDQVLPWAWVGLVPIAYIAAITMISRGEVHGGSVTTLRAAGLLYALVIGCVAALAQQRQQLGTALPFLILFGYYIFPPLWRAVREPVGQNIGLAVRAGVLSLIVMNAAWVAAFASFPLAMLVFCLLPLSRLLAKVFAVT, encoded by the coding sequence ATGAGCAAACTAAAGGCGATTCTGTCCCTTACCCGTCCTGCCAATCTCGTCACGGCTGTTGCCGACGTACTGGCTGGAATGGCCATTGCGGGTTATTTCTCAATTTCTAATCCAGCTCCGGCTCCCGTAGGCTGGCTGGCGCTGGCAACGGTTTTTCTGTACGGGGGCGGGGTCGTTTTTAATGATGTGTTCGATGCTGAACTGGACGCTGTCGAACGGCCCGAGCGTGCTATTCCAAGTGGCGTAGTCAGTAAACGTACGGCTACGATACTAGGGTCAGTTTTATTGATCCTGGGCATTGGTGCCTCGTTTCTCGTCAACCAGACGGCTGGCTTGTTGGCGATCGGTATTGCCGTTGCCTCGCTCGTTTATGACCGGTTTGGTAAGCATCATATTTTGTTGGGACCTGTCAATATGGGATTATGTCGCGGCCTGAATCTCCTGCTGGGCGTGAGTGTTATTCCCGATCAGGTTCTGCCGTGGGCATGGGTAGGACTGGTGCCCATTGCGTACATCGCAGCCATAACCATGATCAGTCGGGGCGAGGTCCACGGTGGTAGCGTAACAACGCTTCGGGCGGCTGGGTTGTTGTACGCACTTGTTATTGGTTGCGTAGCCGCGCTGGCCCAGCAGCGGCAGCAACTGGGGACGGCGTTGCCCTTCCTGATTTTATTCGGGTATTACATTTTTCCTCCGCTCTGGCGGGCCGTTCGCGAGCCGGTTGGTCAGAACATTGGCCTGGCCGTTCGCGCAGGAGTTCTGTCGCTCATTGTCATGAATGCGGCCTGGGTCGCAGCGTTTGCGTCGTTTCCCCTGGCGATGCTGGTATTCTGCTTACTGCCATTATCGCGGCTGCTGGCCAAGGTTTTTGCCGTCACCTGA
- a CDS encoding bile acid:sodium symporter family protein, translating to MKAETNERSSYSNLIYTALIITAVAVAMIFPGPFTEFNGFSLKKLIVPLLQVIMLGMGTTMSIKDFESVIKQPRAVFIGVACHFLIMPLLGFTLANVFKFPPEIAAGVVLIGCSPSGLASNVMCFIAKANVPLSITITTLATLLAPFLMPALMKLFAGQFIEISLWAMMIHITEIVIVPVIVGLILNRIFHKSAVVINRIMPLISMAGIVLIVAIITAAGRDSLLTVGWTLALCVLIHNLTGFTLGYWAARLFGMDEQSCRTVAIEVGLQNGGLASGIAVQMGKVATVGLAPALFGPIMNTTGSLLATYWSQHPPKEMAPTETSPQLAKTQDV from the coding sequence ATGAAAGCCGAAACCAATGAACGCTCGTCGTACAGTAATTTAATTTACACCGCCCTGATCATCACGGCTGTAGCTGTGGCCATGATCTTTCCGGGGCCTTTTACGGAATTCAATGGTTTTTCGTTGAAGAAACTGATTGTCCCCTTACTGCAAGTCATCATGCTGGGCATGGGCACCACCATGTCGATCAAGGATTTCGAAAGTGTCATCAAGCAACCACGGGCCGTTTTTATTGGTGTCGCGTGTCACTTTCTAATCATGCCCCTGCTCGGTTTCACGCTGGCGAATGTCTTTAAGTTTCCGCCCGAAATTGCGGCTGGTGTCGTACTGATCGGTTGCTCACCGAGCGGACTGGCCTCCAATGTAATGTGCTTTATTGCCAAAGCGAACGTTCCCTTATCGATCACGATTACGACACTGGCTACGCTGCTGGCTCCTTTTCTGATGCCTGCACTGATGAAGTTGTTTGCTGGTCAGTTCATCGAAATATCGCTGTGGGCTATGATGATTCACATTACGGAGATTGTTATCGTCCCGGTCATCGTTGGACTGATCCTGAATCGTATTTTCCACAAGTCGGCGGTGGTCATTAACCGCATTATGCCGTTGATTTCAATGGCGGGTATTGTACTCATCGTAGCGATCATCACGGCCGCCGGTCGCGATAGTTTATTGACCGTTGGCTGGACACTGGCGCTCTGCGTGCTGATCCATAACCTGACGGGCTTCACCCTGGGGTACTGGGCCGCCCGGCTGTTCGGCATGGATGAACAAAGCTGTCGTACGGTCGCCATTGAGGTTGGTCTGCAAAATGGCGGATTAGCGTCGGGGATTGCCGTGCAGATGGGCAAAGTGGCTACGGTTGGCCTTGCCCCTGCCCTGTTTGGTCCGATCATGAATACCACCGGTTCACTGTTGGCAACGTACTGGAGCCAGCACCCACCGAAAGAAATGGCACCCACTGAAACGTCGCCCCAATTGGCAAAAACGCAGGACGTCTAA
- a CDS encoding DUF4136 domain-containing protein, translating into MVTLQQLRKGKWGLYAIALLVTGAGLTACKENAVNDLSPADAPVYITNYDRSVNFSQYKTFSLPDSVVIESNTGYQPSLGPLEGRFVSNVANTLTSRGFKRVNRGESADLGVAIIRVNNLYTGVGVDPYGYYGGYWGGGYGGLGGYYPYYPSYYTYQVADQYWEIQIVDLKNRPTTGTGTQPQLNVIYDATVRGTDIPDQQAVDVATTTIFNQSAYLKATE; encoded by the coding sequence ATGGTAACGCTTCAACAGCTGAGAAAAGGAAAGTGGGGCCTGTATGCCATTGCGCTGCTAGTGACCGGCGCGGGTTTGACAGCCTGCAAAGAAAATGCGGTGAACGATCTGAGTCCGGCCGATGCCCCTGTTTACATTACCAATTATGACCGCTCGGTCAACTTCAGCCAGTATAAAACATTTAGCCTGCCCGACTCCGTAGTCATTGAATCCAATACGGGCTATCAGCCATCACTCGGCCCGCTCGAAGGTCGTTTTGTATCGAATGTGGCCAATACGCTCACCAGTCGTGGCTTCAAGCGGGTAAATAGGGGCGAAAGCGCTGATTTGGGGGTGGCTATTATTCGGGTCAATAACCTGTACACAGGTGTTGGTGTTGACCCATACGGGTATTATGGCGGCTACTGGGGTGGTGGATACGGCGGTTTGGGTGGCTATTATCCATACTATCCGAGCTACTACACGTACCAGGTGGCTGATCAATACTGGGAAATTCAGATCGTTGATCTGAAAAATCGCCCAACCACAGGGACAGGGACCCAACCTCAGCTGAATGTCATCTACGATGCTACCGTCCGGGGAACTGATATTCCCGATCAGCAGGCAGTCGATGTGGCCACGACGACCATCTTCAATCAATCGGCCTATTTAAAGGCAACAGAATAA
- the rpsU gene encoding 30S ribosomal protein S21 produces MLIINVKDNESIDKALKRFKKKFEKTGVLRQLRSRTAFQKPSVKRRTEVIKAAYKERMYGNHTEQ; encoded by the coding sequence ATGCTTATCATTAACGTAAAAGACAACGAGTCGATTGACAAAGCCCTGAAACGCTTCAAGAAGAAGTTCGAGAAAACGGGTGTGTTACGGCAGTTGCGGTCGCGGACGGCTTTCCAGAAACCGTCGGTAAAGCGTCGCACAGAGGTTATCAAAGCCGCTTACAAAGAAAGAATGTACGGCAACCACACCGAGCAATAG
- a CDS encoding EboA domain-containing protein, whose protein sequence is MNILQMSQTLFYMIEQQANSDKAVTYLRQQADLFQRNPQVADFYRVFTALPRFVGKQPVDVPADMAFALARIRPGFTVEGWTVDRLARVWWLLQFPVEDEAAYVKTISRLFKAGELNELVALYSALPVLAFPEAWRFQATEGIRNNIADVQSAIMLHNPYPADYFDESAWNQLVLKAFFTDKDVTQITGLYERKNAQLAHTLADYAAERRAAGRSLPSAIETLM, encoded by the coding sequence ATGAATATTCTCCAAATGAGCCAGACGCTGTTCTACATGATCGAACAGCAGGCCAATTCCGACAAGGCAGTTACTTACTTACGGCAGCAGGCTGATTTGTTTCAGCGTAATCCGCAGGTGGCTGATTTCTATCGTGTTTTCACGGCATTGCCCCGCTTTGTCGGCAAACAACCCGTCGATGTACCGGCTGATATGGCGTTTGCGCTGGCGCGGATTCGGCCCGGCTTTACCGTTGAGGGCTGGACGGTCGATCGGCTGGCGCGGGTGTGGTGGCTGTTACAGTTTCCGGTTGAGGACGAAGCTGCCTATGTCAAAACTATCTCGCGACTCTTCAAAGCCGGTGAGCTCAACGAGCTTGTTGCCTTATACTCGGCGCTTCCGGTGCTGGCGTTTCCGGAGGCATGGCGGTTCCAGGCGACGGAAGGAATTCGAAACAACATTGCCGACGTACAATCGGCGATCATGCTCCATAATCCATATCCGGCTGATTATTTCGACGAATCGGCCTGGAACCAGCTCGTTCTGAAAGCGTTTTTTACGGACAAGGACGTTACCCAAATTACCGGGCTTTACGAACGCAAGAACGCCCAACTCGCCCATACGCTGGCAGACTATGCTGCCGAACGTCGGGCTGCCGGGCGCAGTTTGCCGTCAGCTATCGAAACACTGATGTAA
- a CDS encoding alpha/beta fold hydrolase, translating into MTIVTRNNVRLLGNQQADKTVVFAHGFGTDQTAWSAIAPAFYDDHKVVLFDYVGANEKTAPYFSQKKYKQLYSYADDILDILEELALKDVIFVGHSAGGMSGALAAIQEPTWFSKLILLNSSPCYVNQEGYVGGFSQETLEELFSQMEGNFHSWVGGFAPMIMANPDQPQFASAFAKTLSAMRPDVALSIAKVIFYSDHRNDIARLPHPTLLIQGQKDIAVPVHVSHFMEKTIPNGVLSFIDTEGHLPHISGADEVIKAIKPFLN; encoded by the coding sequence ATGACTATAGTAACCAGAAACAATGTGCGCTTACTCGGCAATCAGCAAGCTGATAAAACCGTCGTGTTTGCTCACGGATTTGGTACTGATCAGACTGCCTGGAGCGCGATTGCGCCCGCGTTCTACGACGATCACAAAGTCGTTTTGTTCGATTATGTTGGGGCAAACGAAAAAACTGCACCGTATTTTAGCCAAAAAAAATACAAGCAGTTGTACTCCTACGCTGACGATATTCTGGATATACTTGAAGAGCTGGCGCTTAAAGATGTCATCTTTGTCGGACACTCAGCCGGTGGTATGAGTGGAGCGCTGGCCGCTATTCAGGAGCCAACCTGGTTTTCAAAACTTATTCTGCTAAATTCATCGCCATGTTACGTTAACCAAGAGGGTTATGTAGGTGGATTCAGTCAGGAGACGCTCGAAGAACTTTTCTCGCAAATGGAAGGTAATTTTCATTCGTGGGTCGGCGGGTTTGCGCCCATGATCATGGCTAATCCCGACCAGCCTCAGTTTGCCTCAGCGTTCGCAAAAACCCTGTCGGCCATGCGCCCTGACGTAGCCTTATCCATTGCAAAGGTCATTTTCTATTCCGACCACAGAAACGACATCGCCCGGTTGCCGCACCCAACACTGTTGATTCAGGGCCAAAAAGATATTGCCGTCCCTGTGCATGTAAGTCACTTTATGGAAAAAACGATTCCGAATGGCGTGCTGTCTTTTATCGATACAGAAGGCCATTTACCTCATATTAGTGGTGCCGATGAAGTCATAAAAGCAATCAAACCCTTTTTGAATTAA
- a CDS encoding tyrosine-type recombinase/integrase encodes MNQPNPAGPTGDSDEFLRYIRYEKRLSHHTLTAYANDMEQFGAFLMTECNIDLPEKADYRHIRSWIVSLVEAELDKTSVNRKVATLRCYYGFLLRRKVITIDPMTKVQALKTNKKLPMYVEEKPMDMLLNDIDFPDTFEGVRDKLVLELLYGTGIRLSELTGLKTADVNLYEKTITVLGKRNKHRIIPLTQPLFELIRQYGQHKETTFSGQADTIHLIVSDKGVPAYAMLIQRIVKRNLNLVTTLEKKSPHVLRHSFATHLLNRGADLNAIKDLLGHSSLAATQIYTHTSLEQLKQTYDLAHPKAKK; translated from the coding sequence ATGAATCAACCCAATCCTGCCGGGCCGACTGGCGATTCAGACGAATTTCTCCGGTACATCCGCTATGAAAAGCGGCTAAGTCATCACACGCTGACGGCCTATGCGAACGACATGGAGCAATTCGGCGCGTTTCTGATGACAGAATGCAACATAGATTTGCCGGAGAAGGCAGATTATCGGCACATTCGCTCATGGATCGTGAGCCTGGTCGAAGCAGAGCTGGATAAAACGTCGGTGAACCGAAAAGTGGCCACGTTACGGTGTTATTACGGTTTTTTACTGCGCCGAAAGGTCATCACGATCGATCCCATGACGAAAGTGCAGGCGTTGAAGACCAATAAGAAGTTACCCATGTACGTTGAGGAGAAGCCAATGGACATGCTGCTCAACGACATCGATTTTCCGGATACGTTTGAAGGCGTTCGCGATAAATTGGTGCTTGAGCTACTATACGGAACCGGAATCCGGCTGAGCGAACTGACGGGCTTGAAAACGGCTGACGTTAATCTGTACGAAAAGACGATCACGGTGCTTGGCAAGCGGAACAAGCACCGCATTATACCGCTCACGCAACCTTTGTTCGAGCTTATTCGACAGTATGGCCAGCATAAAGAGACGACCTTCAGCGGGCAAGCCGACACCATACACCTGATCGTGAGTGACAAGGGCGTGCCAGCCTATGCAATGTTGATCCAGCGGATTGTGAAGCGGAACCTGAACCTGGTAACGACGCTCGAAAAGAAAAGCCCGCACGTGCTGCGCCATTCGTTCGCGACGCATTTATTGAATCGCGGGGCGGATCTGAACGCCATTAAAGATTTGCTTGGGCACAGTAGTTTAGCCGCTACGCAGATTTATACACATACGAGCCTGGAGCAGCTGAAACAGACTTATGATCTGGCACATCCAAAGGCCAAGAAGTAA
- a CDS encoding amine oxidase produces MAASSLMLNTDKPFSKNPFQSFWWAGYECTDQLNCFGNRVDFLPLTGHSQLLSDDYNQLNSFAIRTVREGIRWSQVEKTAYQYDWTMVERMLAEGHRQGVQQVWDLCHFGYPDDLTPLHPMFARRFAALCRAFVRFYRDLYPDDVLIVTPINEVSFMSWLGGDVRGTSPYCTRQGWEVKLGLMRAYIEGVAAMREIDPSIRILTTEPLIQLVPPQNATRGEIMDAAIADENQFQSVDMLAGKIAPELGGSPEYLDILGFNYYYNNQWVNKTGIFLGWNDAVPDPRWVPLRRLLMKAYHRYGRPIALTETSHPGIDRPGWISMIGRECAAVLEAGVPLWGVCLYPIIDRPDWDHLDNWHRSGLWDADLTVDPPGRILYKPYADALLQAQRAVSDTSLLVANSSVV; encoded by the coding sequence ATGGCTGCCAGTTCTCTTATGCTCAACACGGACAAACCTTTTTCCAAGAACCCCTTCCAATCTTTCTGGTGGGCAGGTTATGAATGCACCGACCAGCTCAATTGCTTTGGAAATCGGGTCGATTTTTTGCCGCTGACAGGTCATTCACAGTTGCTTAGCGACGATTATAATCAACTCAATTCGTTTGCCATTCGTACCGTTCGGGAAGGTATTCGCTGGAGTCAGGTCGAAAAAACGGCTTACCAGTACGACTGGACGATGGTCGAGCGTATGTTAGCGGAAGGACATCGGCAGGGTGTTCAGCAGGTCTGGGATTTGTGCCATTTTGGTTACCCCGACGACCTGACGCCGTTGCATCCGATGTTTGCCCGGCGTTTCGCGGCCTTGTGTCGGGCATTTGTTCGTTTTTACCGGGACTTGTACCCCGATGACGTGCTGATCGTAACGCCGATCAACGAAGTAAGCTTTATGTCGTGGCTGGGTGGTGATGTTCGCGGTACATCGCCCTATTGCACCAGGCAGGGCTGGGAGGTGAAGTTGGGGCTAATGCGAGCCTACATTGAGGGCGTGGCTGCGATGCGCGAAATCGACCCGTCTATCCGCATCCTTACGACCGAACCGCTGATTCAGCTGGTACCCCCGCAGAATGCTACCAGAGGTGAAATTATGGATGCGGCCATTGCGGACGAAAACCAGTTTCAGTCCGTCGATATGCTGGCCGGAAAAATCGCTCCCGAATTAGGGGGCTCACCCGAATACCTTGACATACTGGGGTTCAATTACTATTACAATAACCAGTGGGTCAACAAGACGGGTATATTTCTGGGTTGGAACGACGCCGTCCCCGATCCGAGATGGGTTCCACTGCGACGCTTGCTGATGAAAGCTTATCATCGGTATGGCAGACCCATTGCCCTGACCGAAACGAGCCATCCCGGCATTGACCGGCCCGGCTGGATTAGTATGATTGGGCGCGAATGTGCGGCTGTTCTGGAAGCGGGTGTCCCACTTTGGGGCGTATGCTTGTATCCGATCATAGACCGACCCGATTGGGACCATCTGGACAACTGGCATCGTTCTGGCCTATGGGATGCCGATTTAACCGTCGATCCACCCGGTCGTATCCTGTATAAACCGTATGCTGACGCATTGCTGCAAGCACAACGTGCGGTGTCTGACACGTCTTTACTCGTAGCTAACTCATCCGTTGTCTAG
- a CDS encoding porin family protein, with protein sequence MKSILSILALLTLTTVSWAQTNRDEYVNAFPSPYNEYVTFNISARYGVSMPFGGQKGYIDRTSPTNFALEGEWLFPQRFSLGLKTGYQYAKQRLGRQVIGYTDGNTGQDVSAVQTRTLSIIPAMASLSYYFADNTAAIRPYVQFAGGGAFVDYTNYFGTLADQKSGFKGAIAPAIGLKYYGRREQGFGAEIQAQYQNVFFNYDQLKNSSPSLMLSAGITYRWY encoded by the coding sequence ATGAAATCGATCCTATCAATACTGGCCCTGCTGACATTGACGACAGTGTCCTGGGCGCAAACGAATCGCGATGAGTACGTCAATGCATTCCCATCGCCTTATAACGAATATGTAACGTTCAACATTTCGGCGCGCTATGGTGTCTCAATGCCGTTTGGTGGTCAGAAAGGGTATATTGACCGGACGTCGCCCACTAATTTCGCGCTGGAAGGCGAGTGGCTCTTTCCGCAACGGTTCTCGCTGGGACTGAAAACGGGTTATCAATACGCGAAGCAACGGCTGGGTCGTCAGGTTATAGGCTATACGGATGGCAACACGGGCCAGGATGTTTCGGCGGTTCAGACGCGAACCCTATCCATCATTCCGGCTATGGCATCGCTCTCGTATTACTTCGCCGATAATACCGCTGCGATCAGACCCTACGTACAGTTTGCCGGTGGTGGTGCGTTTGTCGATTACACCAATTATTTTGGTACACTGGCTGATCAGAAATCCGGCTTCAAGGGCGCTATCGCTCCGGCTATCGGCTTGAAATATTACGGTCGACGTGAGCAGGGATTTGGGGCCGAAATTCAGGCCCAGTATCAGAACGTGTTCTTCAACTACGACCAGCTGAAGAACAGCAGCCCATCCCTGATGTTGTCAGCCGGTATTACATATCGATGGTATTAG